A stretch of Shewanella dokdonensis DNA encodes these proteins:
- a CDS encoding nucleoside recognition domain-containing protein encodes MLNRVWSLFFVVALLAIVLQCLTGNTAVVSEAVTAMFDSANLAAQIALGLVGVLTLWMGLMRVGEKAGVVAAIAWAVEPLLRKLMPEIPKHHPAFGSVTMNLTANMLGLDNAATPLGLKAMQDLQSLNPNKQRASNAQILFLVLNTSSVTLVPVTVFLYRAQQGAAAPAEVFLPILLATLGSTLAGLLVVALIQRLPLWNLTVAAYGVVILGTVAAIVGWLLQQTAETIGTVSTTVGNGVLLALVLLFVLVASIRKVAVYDEFIEGAKSGFEQAIRLIPYLLAMLLAIALLRASGALDYLLHGIAAVVQLLGFDSRFVDALPTALMKPFSGSGARAMMLETMSHYGVDSFAGRLAAIFQGSTETTFYVLAVYFGAVGIRHGRYALACGLFADLVGILSAIAVCYWFYG; translated from the coding sequence GTGCTGAATCGGGTCTGGAGCCTGTTTTTTGTGGTGGCGCTATTAGCGATTGTATTGCAGTGCCTTACGGGCAATACCGCTGTGGTCAGCGAAGCCGTGACCGCTATGTTTGATAGCGCTAATCTGGCGGCGCAAATCGCATTAGGTCTGGTCGGCGTACTGACCTTGTGGATGGGACTGATGCGGGTTGGTGAGAAAGCCGGGGTCGTGGCGGCAATCGCTTGGGCCGTAGAACCGCTGCTGCGGAAGTTGATGCCGGAAATACCCAAGCATCACCCGGCCTTTGGCAGTGTGACCATGAATCTGACCGCCAACATGTTAGGGCTGGATAACGCTGCCACCCCGTTGGGACTGAAAGCAATGCAGGATCTGCAAAGCCTGAATCCCAATAAGCAGCGCGCCAGTAATGCCCAGATCCTGTTCCTAGTGCTGAATACCTCGTCGGTGACACTGGTGCCAGTCACTGTGTTTCTATATCGGGCTCAGCAAGGCGCCGCAGCCCCCGCGGAAGTTTTCTTGCCTATTCTGTTGGCAACCTTAGGTTCTACACTCGCGGGTTTACTGGTGGTTGCACTGATCCAGCGTTTACCCTTATGGAATCTCACGGTAGCGGCTTATGGTGTGGTTATCTTGGGAACCGTTGCAGCTATTGTTGGCTGGTTATTACAGCAAACTGCCGAGACGATAGGCACAGTATCTACCACCGTAGGCAACGGCGTGTTGCTGGCACTGGTACTGTTGTTTGTCTTGGTTGCCAGTATTCGCAAAGTTGCCGTATATGATGAATTTATCGAGGGCGCAAAATCGGGTTTTGAACAGGCGATACGCCTGATCCCTTATTTGCTGGCAATGCTATTGGCCATTGCGTTGTTGCGAGCATCTGGCGCCCTAGATTACCTGCTGCATGGCATTGCCGCCGTGGTGCAGTTATTGGGTTTTGATAGTCGTTTTGTTGATGCCTTACCTACGGCACTGATGAAGCCGTTCAGCGGTTCTGGGGCGCGAGCCATGATGTTAGAAACCATGTCGCATTATGGTGTGGATTCCTTTGCGGGGCGTTTGGCGGCGATATTTCAGGGGAGCACTGAAACAACATTCTATGTGTTAGCCGTTTACTTTGGGGCGGTGGGGATCCGTCACGGTCGTTATGCGTTAGCGTGTGGGTTATTCGCTGATCTGGTTGGTATTCTCAGCGCCATTGCCGTTTGTTACTGGTTTTATGGTTAA
- a CDS encoding MlaD family protein, with product MAQIEQPKVVRKKLFSPIWLLPLVALALGAWLGVKSIRESGIDVRIHFPSATGIDVGKTLVRYQGLNVGKVVDVSIDDELKGVNVDLLMDYRAEPLLHANSKFWLVTPKASITGVEGLDALFSGNYIGLLPGDGDFRDHFEAEQEAPPVLPGSDGLVIELSAEKLGSLDVGSPVFYRQIPVGEVVSYRLDPQHKVLLKAYIEKQYTALVRKDSHFWNVSGVQIDASLSGIKVNTASLASLIAGGINFSSPTDSPAAEVNQGYKLYASQQEANGGVRFVLTAKDADGIKRGTDVIYRGVTIGEVESVVAEPQIVAIHTRLDAPYSELLGRDAKFWREGADISLSGFKHAGRLVSGDVIEFLPGSGSPLAQYPLADIAPKLDSETPVLLTLTAAENPGVNSGAEIRYRQVKIGQVTQVRLADDFAAVLYQAEILPEFKALLTEGSDFIAEAPLDIKASLEGVEVKSGDLTTLTKGVISLRHSHSKKALDTHKPLALFASAATADAFYQQGHKLKWTLYSDEAASVVTGSPVYYKKMQIGAVTAVDWQATSDRFAVTLAVDSTFAPLLKNNIVFWQNPALSVDASLTGVKLQMAPLNGALKGSIALAKIDGDKADSQRLYTSESLARSQAQAISLVLPADAPLQAHAAIRYQGTQIGEVTQVILDADLQHLSARAYLYGKYAAPFLKQDSQYRLQQAQISLKGVEHPEALLTGAFIAATPGNASSNRVQFTIPKLADDYMAVDALHLQLNRATLGSVKEGTGIFFRGIQIGQITDYRLKENGAGVLLNASIAARYRHLVNQSSRFYDLSGIKVDLGLFSGAQIETGSLETILAGGIGVVTELDNQQAAPLNSKQTLAIYAKAETDWLKWQPNLNE from the coding sequence ATGGCACAAATTGAACAACCCAAAGTGGTGCGTAAAAAATTATTCTCCCCCATCTGGCTATTGCCATTAGTGGCTCTGGCGTTGGGAGCCTGGCTCGGCGTTAAAAGCATCCGCGAATCAGGCATTGATGTCCGCATTCATTTCCCCAGTGCCACCGGCATTGATGTAGGCAAGACCTTAGTTCGCTATCAAGGGCTAAATGTCGGCAAGGTTGTGGATGTGTCCATTGATGATGAACTCAAAGGCGTGAACGTCGATCTGCTGATGGACTACCGAGCAGAACCCTTGCTGCATGCTAACAGCAAATTTTGGTTGGTAACTCCCAAAGCCAGTATCACTGGGGTTGAAGGTCTGGACGCATTATTTTCGGGGAACTATATAGGGCTATTACCCGGTGATGGGGATTTTCGAGACCACTTTGAAGCCGAGCAAGAAGCGCCGCCAGTATTGCCTGGAAGTGATGGCTTGGTTATCGAGCTAAGCGCTGAAAAATTAGGCTCGCTGGATGTGGGTTCCCCCGTGTTCTACCGGCAGATCCCTGTAGGGGAAGTGGTCAGCTATCGTCTTGATCCTCAACACAAAGTGTTGCTGAAAGCCTACATTGAAAAACAATACACCGCGTTAGTGCGCAAAGACTCCCACTTTTGGAACGTATCCGGAGTGCAGATTGATGCATCGCTCTCAGGTATCAAGGTGAACACTGCCAGTCTGGCATCACTGATTGCTGGCGGGATCAACTTTAGTTCGCCTACCGATTCGCCAGCGGCAGAAGTTAATCAAGGCTACAAACTTTACGCCAGTCAACAGGAGGCCAACGGCGGTGTCCGGTTTGTGTTAACGGCCAAAGACGCTGATGGTATCAAGCGCGGAACTGATGTGATTTATCGCGGCGTCACCATTGGCGAAGTGGAAAGTGTGGTCGCAGAGCCACAAATCGTTGCCATTCACACCCGACTGGATGCGCCCTATTCTGAGCTACTGGGTCGGGATGCCAAATTCTGGCGAGAAGGCGCAGACATTTCGTTAAGTGGGTTTAAACATGCTGGCAGGCTGGTGAGTGGTGATGTTATTGAATTTCTGCCTGGCTCTGGCAGTCCGTTAGCACAGTATCCATTGGCTGATATTGCGCCTAAGCTGGACAGTGAAACCCCGGTGCTATTGACCTTAACTGCCGCGGAAAATCCGGGGGTCAATAGTGGCGCGGAGATCCGTTATCGCCAGGTCAAAATTGGTCAGGTGACTCAAGTAAGATTGGCTGATGATTTTGCCGCAGTGTTATACCAAGCCGAGATCTTGCCTGAATTTAAAGCCTTACTTACCGAAGGTAGTGATTTCATTGCTGAAGCGCCGCTGGATATAAAAGCATCACTGGAAGGCGTTGAAGTAAAAAGTGGTGACCTCACCACGCTGACCAAGGGCGTAATAAGTTTACGTCACAGCCATAGCAAGAAGGCGCTCGACACCCATAAACCGCTGGCGCTGTTTGCCTCTGCCGCCACAGCGGATGCTTTTTATCAGCAAGGTCACAAGCTTAAATGGACGCTATACAGTGATGAAGCGGCATCAGTCGTCACCGGTTCTCCGGTGTATTATAAAAAGATGCAAATAGGCGCAGTTACGGCGGTGGACTGGCAAGCAACCTCTGATCGTTTTGCGGTCACCTTAGCCGTGGACAGTACTTTTGCTCCGCTACTGAAAAATAATATTGTGTTCTGGCAAAACCCAGCATTATCGGTAGATGCCAGCCTGACCGGAGTAAAACTGCAAATGGCACCGCTTAATGGGGCCCTAAAAGGCAGCATTGCTTTGGCGAAAATCGATGGCGACAAAGCGGATAGTCAACGCTTGTATACATCTGAATCGCTGGCGCGTAGTCAGGCACAGGCCATCAGTCTAGTACTGCCAGCAGATGCGCCGCTACAAGCACATGCCGCCATCCGCTATCAAGGCACCCAGATTGGTGAAGTCACACAAGTGATACTTGATGCAGACTTACAACATCTGAGCGCCAGGGCTTATCTGTATGGCAAATACGCTGCGCCTTTCCTCAAGCAAGATAGCCAATATCGACTACAACAAGCGCAGATATCGTTAAAAGGCGTAGAACATCCAGAGGCGCTACTGACTGGAGCGTTTATTGCGGCCACGCCCGGCAACGCCAGTAGCAACAGGGTGCAGTTTACTATTCCTAAACTGGCGGATGACTACATGGCCGTAGATGCACTCCATCTGCAATTGAATCGGGCTACGCTCGGGTCAGTCAAAGAAGGAACAGGTATTTTCTTCCGCGGTATTCAGATTGGCCAAATTACCGATTACCGTCTCAAGGAGAATGGCGCTGGTGTATTGCTTAATGCCAGCATTGCTGCGCGCTACCGTCATCTAGTGAATCAAAGCAGCCGTTTCTATGATCTTTCCGGCATTAAAGTGGATTTAGGGCTATTTTCAGGCGCCCAGATAGAAACTGGCTCGCTGGAAACCATTTTGGCTGGTGGCATTGGGGTAGTAACCGAATTGGATAATCAACAAGCGGCACCACTCAATAGCAAGCAAACGTTAGCAATATACGCGAAAGCAGAGACTGATTGGCTGAAATGGCAGCCCAATCTCAACGAATAA
- a CDS encoding paraquat-inducible protein A, with the protein MKASNSVQGKDLGLCRCNDCGQLNNATESCCLRCGAKLQLRDYTSLQRSWALLITAAILLVPANLYPITTLTKSGRVTHDTIFSGILRLVHSDMLPIAIIVFTASILVPWLKIIGLGIYLSAISFNLKFSKKKLMLGFHLIEWIGRWSMLDLFVISLTVALVNMGQLLDAKPAPAATAFALVILFTQVSAKVLDTRLLWDQLEKQNGTN; encoded by the coding sequence ATGAAAGCGAGTAACAGTGTGCAGGGTAAAGATTTAGGTTTGTGCCGCTGCAATGATTGCGGTCAGCTCAATAACGCCACTGAGAGCTGTTGTCTGCGCTGTGGTGCCAAGCTGCAATTGCGGGATTACACCAGTTTGCAGCGCAGTTGGGCACTATTGATCACCGCTGCAATTTTGCTGGTGCCGGCCAATCTCTACCCCATCACCACCTTGACCAAGAGTGGCCGAGTTACCCATGACACAATTTTCTCTGGCATTCTACGCTTGGTGCATTCGGATATGTTGCCCATTGCGATTATTGTCTTTACGGCAAGTATTCTCGTGCCGTGGTTAAAAATCATTGGCTTAGGGATCTATCTTTCAGCCATCAGTTTTAATCTTAAATTTTCCAAGAAAAAACTGATGCTGGGGTTTCACTTAATCGAATGGATTGGCCGCTGGTCGATGCTCGATTTGTTTGTTATTTCACTTACGGTAGCACTGGTGAATATGGGTCAGTTGCTGGATGCCAAACCCGCACCCGCAGCAACCGCTTTCGCACTGGTGATTTTGTTTACCCAGGTGTCAGCCAAAGTGCTGGACACTCGTTTGTTATGGGATCAGCTGGAAAAGCAAAATGGCACAAATTGA
- a CDS encoding paraquat-inducible protein A produces the protein MRTDTRENPSSRLDSHHKQLNPDCSVVLCRACDLAISRRALPSGVKALCPRCQTPLYDTPYCAIDGVLAMCIAALILYVPAMLLPVLEMHFIGSVRTTTVWQGALAVADQGYWVVGLAVLVGAVIGPGMLLSSILAQMIIIKTRLYHSKTGRKLFVLLLRYHQLLSQMSMLEIYVISFLVTSFQLSDFADVYFGMGTFCFTMLFLVVLFMLREYKLEHMWSYLNESE, from the coding sequence ATGCGCACAGATACCCGGGAAAATCCATCTTCCCGATTAGACTCACACCATAAACAGCTGAATCCAGATTGTTCGGTTGTCTTATGTCGTGCCTGCGATCTGGCGATCAGTCGCCGGGCATTGCCGTCTGGCGTAAAGGCGCTTTGTCCCCGCTGTCAGACACCGCTATATGACACCCCTTATTGCGCGATTGATGGGGTGCTAGCCATGTGTATTGCGGCGCTCATCCTCTATGTGCCCGCCATGTTACTGCCGGTGCTGGAGATGCATTTTATTGGCAGCGTGCGCACCACCACCGTCTGGCAAGGTGCGCTGGCAGTGGCAGATCAAGGCTATTGGGTCGTGGGCTTGGCAGTGTTGGTGGGGGCGGTAATTGGGCCTGGGATGTTACTCAGTTCAATCCTGGCTCAGATGATTATCATCAAGACCCGCCTATATCACAGTAAAACGGGGCGAAAGCTGTTTGTGCTGCTCCTGCGCTACCATCAATTACTATCACAGATGTCTATGTTGGAGATTTATGTCATCAGTTTTCTGGTGACTTCCTTCCAACTCTCTGATTTTGCCGATGTCTATTTCGGAATGGGCACATTCTGCTTTACCATGTTGTTTCTGGTAGTGCTGTTTATGCTAAGGGAATACAAGCTAGAGCATATGTGGAGTTACTTGAATGAAAGCGAGTAA
- a CDS encoding YebG family protein — translation MAVITQFVVVREGVEKMTFTSKKEADAYDRMLDIADNLIPFIQASEASIDDAAAEKLAFYMASNKDTLAALLKGAPVSAAPTAKTPKKKASADA, via the coding sequence ATGGCGGTTATTACCCAGTTTGTTGTGGTCAGAGAAGGGGTGGAAAAGATGACGTTTACCTCCAAGAAGGAAGCCGATGCATATGACAGGATGCTGGACATTGCCGACAACCTGATACCCTTTATTCAGGCAAGTGAAGCAAGCATTGATGACGCAGCAGCGGAAAAACTTGCTTTTTATATGGCATCAAATAAAGATACGCTGGCCGCGCTGCTAAAGGGCGCGCCGGTGTCCGCGGCTCCCACCGCGAAAACGCCGAAAAAGAAAGCATCTGCCGATGCATAA
- a CDS encoding GAF domain-containing protein → MKPQLYDTLNRQTAALLDGETDLIAGMANFSALLNASLEHLNWVGFYLLKDEQLVLGPFQGKVACTRIPVGKGVCGTAVAQNCTQRVADVHQFAGHIACDSASSSEIVVPVRQNGVVVAVLDIDSPQLARFDAEDQAGLETLVSTFESCLFA, encoded by the coding sequence ATGAAACCGCAGTTGTACGACACCCTTAACCGACAAACGGCCGCGTTGCTTGACGGCGAAACCGACCTTATTGCTGGCATGGCGAATTTTTCGGCGTTGCTCAATGCATCGTTAGAACATCTGAACTGGGTGGGTTTTTATCTTTTGAAAGATGAACAACTGGTGCTTGGACCATTTCAGGGAAAAGTTGCCTGTACTCGCATTCCGGTTGGCAAAGGGGTATGCGGTACTGCGGTTGCACAAAACTGTACGCAGCGGGTTGCCGATGTGCATCAATTTGCGGGACATATTGCTTGCGACTCCGCCAGCAGTTCGGAAATTGTGGTGCCGGTGCGGCAAAATGGCGTGGTTGTGGCGGTGCTCGATATTGACAGTCCGCAGCTGGCGCGTTTCGATGCAGAGGATCAAGCGGGGCTGGAAACACTGGTCTCTACCTTTGAAAGCTGCTTGTTTGCTTAA
- the proQ gene encoding RNA chaperone ProQ has product MESTEKLTDTNAILAYLYETFPLCFIAEGEAKPLKIGLFQDLAERLANDSRVSKTQLRVALRRYTNSWRYLKSLKEGAQRVDLDGNPCGALEQEHIEHARSTLKDSQEKAKARRNEAAKADKAEGQNATNAKPAKPAKAKMHQKPRTNADSKKVAIPKASPRTQAPQPTVKLTPATLSKLNPGQRVNVKLGVNPVAGIIQNINKDDIHVQLDSGLTVKVHAEHILL; this is encoded by the coding sequence ATGGAATCAACAGAAAAGTTGACCGACACCAATGCCATTCTGGCGTATTTATATGAAACCTTTCCTTTATGTTTTATCGCTGAAGGTGAAGCCAAACCCTTAAAAATAGGATTATTCCAGGATTTGGCAGAACGGTTGGCCAACGATTCCAGAGTCAGTAAAACCCAACTGCGGGTCGCTCTGCGGCGTTATACCAATAGCTGGCGTTATCTGAAATCACTCAAGGAAGGTGCACAGCGGGTGGATCTAGACGGTAATCCTTGTGGTGCGTTGGAGCAGGAGCATATCGAACATGCTCGCAGCACGCTGAAGGACAGTCAGGAAAAGGCTAAAGCACGGCGTAATGAAGCAGCTAAAGCTGACAAAGCTGAAGGGCAGAATGCGACCAATGCCAAACCCGCTAAGCCTGCTAAAGCTAAAATGCATCAGAAACCGCGTACCAATGCCGATAGCAAAAAGGTAGCGATTCCTAAAGCATCCCCTCGTACCCAGGCGCCACAGCCTACGGTTAAACTTACACCAGCCACATTGTCTAAGTTGAACCCTGGACAACGTGTTAATGTCAAACTCGGGGTTAATCCGGTTGCTGGCATTATCCAGAATATCAATAAAGACGATATTCATGTGCAGCTGGATTCCGGTTTAACTGTTAAGGTACATGCAGAACATATTCTGCTGTAG
- the prc gene encoding carboxy terminal-processing peptidase, whose product MRKIIIAASLASMLLGTPALAISPTIPVSELPDLHQEPQHQVTSKRVAGLFTRSHYHHIALDDAFSKKIFERFLEQLDYRRNVLLQSDVDALQPYATQFDDMIKTGELEPAYKMFHLVQQRSYERFAYALSLLDKDKPMNFDVPGDKYVFDRKDAAWPKTAAELNELWRQRVKYDALSLKLTGKTWPETVDILQKRYNNAIKRMKQTNSEDVFQGVMNAFARSIEPHTSYLSPRNAERFEMEMNLSLEGIGAVLQMEDDYTIIKSLVAGGPAALSGKLAVDDKIVGVGQDNGEMVDVIGWRLDDVVELIKGPKGSKVTLQVLPKKGGSNAKPFTVTMTRDKIRLEDRAATSKVIEPEQGPYAHRKVGVITVPGFYMNLSNDVANELQKLQADKVEGIVIDLRGNGGGALTEATLMTGLFIDQGPVVQIRDASGRISENSDNDGKTYYAGPLTLLVDRYSASASEIFAAALQDYGRALIVGESTFGKGTVQQHRGLGRIYDMYDKPIGHVQYTIAKFYRINGGSTQRKGVTPDIPFPSALEPGEYGESEEDNALPWDQVPAANYQPLNEITKPLVANLEQRHEQRLKNSVEFGYIMDDIKTFKKHHKEKSVSLVESERLKDREDEDAKALARLNDRRQVHGLAALKSLEDEDNVSEAEKKIAEPDTFLDEAVDITLDMVDYDKTAQNRLH is encoded by the coding sequence ATGCGAAAGATTATTATAGCAGCGTCTCTGGCCAGTATGCTGTTGGGAACCCCGGCGCTTGCTATATCACCGACAATTCCGGTCAGTGAGTTGCCTGATCTCCATCAGGAACCGCAACATCAGGTTACCAGTAAACGTGTAGCCGGGTTATTTACCCGTTCTCACTATCACCATATTGCTTTGGATGATGCCTTCTCTAAGAAAATCTTTGAACGATTTTTGGAGCAGTTAGATTATCGGCGCAATGTGCTGTTACAAAGCGATGTTGATGCTTTGCAACCATATGCCACCCAGTTCGACGACATGATTAAAACCGGTGAGCTGGAACCTGCGTATAAGATGTTTCATCTGGTGCAGCAGCGTAGCTACGAGCGCTTTGCTTATGCGTTGAGTCTGTTGGACAAAGACAAGCCAATGAATTTTGACGTGCCTGGTGATAAATATGTGTTTGATCGTAAGGATGCCGCTTGGCCGAAAACAGCTGCCGAGTTAAATGAGTTATGGCGTCAGCGTGTCAAATACGATGCGCTTAGTTTGAAACTGACCGGCAAAACTTGGCCTGAAACGGTAGATATTCTGCAAAAGCGCTATAACAACGCGATTAAGCGGATGAAACAAACCAACAGCGAAGATGTGTTCCAAGGCGTCATGAACGCTTTTGCCCGCAGCATAGAACCGCACACCAGCTATTTGTCACCACGGAATGCCGAACGTTTTGAGATGGAGATGAATCTCAGCCTCGAAGGTATCGGTGCCGTGTTACAGATGGAAGATGATTACACCATCATCAAAAGCTTAGTCGCCGGCGGCCCGGCAGCTCTTAGCGGCAAACTAGCGGTTGATGACAAGATCGTGGGTGTTGGTCAGGATAATGGCGAAATGGTCGATGTTATCGGTTGGCGCCTCGATGATGTGGTGGAATTGATCAAAGGGCCTAAAGGCAGCAAGGTGACCTTGCAGGTATTGCCAAAGAAAGGTGGCTCTAACGCTAAGCCGTTCACTGTAACCATGACGCGCGATAAGATCCGCTTGGAAGATCGTGCCGCTACATCGAAAGTGATTGAACCTGAACAAGGCCCGTATGCTCATCGTAAGGTGGGGGTAATAACTGTGCCTGGGTTCTACATGAATCTGTCAAACGATGTGGCTAATGAGTTGCAGAAACTGCAGGCCGATAAGGTCGAAGGTATTGTCATTGATTTACGTGGCAATGGTGGGGGTGCTTTGACCGAAGCGACCCTGATGACAGGTTTGTTTATTGATCAGGGACCTGTGGTACAGATCCGTGATGCGAGTGGTCGTATTAGTGAAAACAGCGATAACGATGGTAAGACTTACTATGCTGGCCCACTAACACTGTTGGTGGATCGTTATTCTGCCTCTGCCTCTGAAATTTTTGCCGCCGCATTGCAAGATTATGGGCGGGCGCTGATTGTGGGTGAATCAACTTTTGGTAAGGGCACAGTACAGCAACATAGAGGCCTAGGTCGCATCTATGATATGTACGACAAGCCGATAGGCCATGTGCAGTACACGATTGCCAAATTTTATCGCATCAATGGCGGCAGTACTCAGCGTAAAGGGGTAACACCTGATATTCCATTCCCGAGCGCTTTGGAACCGGGTGAATATGGTGAATCAGAGGAAGATAATGCGTTGCCATGGGATCAGGTGCCAGCAGCCAATTATCAGCCGCTCAATGAAATTACCAAGCCGTTGGTGGCCAATCTGGAACAGCGCCATGAGCAGCGGCTGAAAAATAGCGTTGAATTCGGTTATATCATGGATGACATTAAGACGTTCAAAAAACATCACAAGGAAAAGAGTGTCTCTCTGGTAGAGAGTGAACGTTTGAAAGATCGTGAAGATGAAGATGCCAAGGCCTTGGCGCGCTTGAATGATCGGCGGCAGGTTCATGGCCTAGCAGCGCTGAAATCGCTCGAAGATGAAGATAATGTCAGTGAGGCAGAGAAGAAGATTGCCGAGCCAGACACCTTCCTCGACGAGGCCGTAGATATCACACTGGATATGGTGGATTACGATAAAACCGCCCAAAATCGGCTTCATTGA
- a CDS encoding DUF2835 domain-containing protein translates to MEFYFRLNLSFEEFKPYYQGAAEAVQVRDIHGKILQINARHFRQFLNADGIHGQFKLVIDGQGNFQSITRI, encoded by the coding sequence ATGGAGTTCTATTTCCGGTTAAATCTGAGTTTTGAGGAGTTTAAGCCATATTATCAGGGGGCAGCCGAGGCGGTTCAAGTGCGCGATATTCATGGCAAGATCTTGCAGATAAATGCCCGACATTTCAGACAGTTTCTCAATGCTGATGGCATCCACGGGCAGTTTAAGCTGGTGATTGATGGACAAGGAAATTTCCAATCTATCACCCGCATATAA